In Sebastes umbrosus isolate fSebUmb1 chromosome 15, fSebUmb1.pri, whole genome shotgun sequence, the genomic window ATGACAACACTCACTTTCTGCTGGAACCAGCGCATGGCCTCCTCTTTGCGGATGCGGTGCCTGAAACCGATGCGGCCTCTTTTCCGCTTCTTGTCGGCGATGCTGAAGCCGGGTCTGCCCAGAACCTGAACACAAGGAGGGGGGGGAAGAGGGGAGACAGAGCTGGTCAGAAAAGCTTCAACCCTGTTTGTCCATTATACACAAACACTCCAAAAGCATCAATCAAGATCAGCACTCAGCATTTGTTGTCTGGCCTCTTGACTTCAGTACTGGTTAAATGTAATGTTGGAAAATTCAGGGATTTAAGAAGACTAACAAAAGTCCAGTGTTGATTCTCTACAACCTGAAAAGTCAAACAacattcaatttacaataatataaaaacaaaaaggagcaTCTGTTTACATCTGAGAAGCTGCAACTAAGAAATCTTTACTAGATAAATGATTTGAAAGATCAATCACCTGCTTACACGGTCAATTATTTAATCAAATGAAAATTAATCAGCTTGTCGTTTCAGCACTACATTTAATTCTGATGGATGTAAGAAATGGCTTATTTTCCACAAGAAAACAGTTACTTTTACAGAGACTGTTTATATTTGGCAAAGACAGACATTAACAAGTAAACTTCTGGTATCTGCACCTCTGGTACTGTATCAAGTCTCAAAGTCGGTCATCAACAAGCTGTCAGCTGACCATGGACATGATTTACTTCAGACAGACATAACTTTCAAACAACAACTTGGACAAACAGCATTTCAAACAAACAGCAAGTTAAACTAAATTCCAAATAAATCACAAATCCAACCATTCTGCAGACATTTATTAACTCAGCTGCAACATCTTTATGTGTAACGTAGGGGGTGGGAGATATGACCTAAAATGTATATCACGGTAATTCTTTTGATTTTTAGCGGTGACGGTATTTTATCACGgtattacaaaattaaaagggATACTCCATCAAAGCATGATTCtacctcttttctttctattgGCAATGTAAGGGGACACATCTTAAAAACAGTGCATTTATTGGCTCCAAATTGAAAATGAGTGGCTTACATGTGTTTTGGGAGTAGCAGCCTGCCCCttgatgtaaatgtaatgtgattCATTCAGTTTTAATAAACAACAGtcatgctgttgttttcagttgTGAGTGAACTGCAGCTGACTGTCGAGCAACCTGGAAACGGAGGATTTTTCCACCTTTTTTCCACCATAGCCAAACTGggaattacatttaatttaatttacatcTTTGTAGAAACAGAAAGCTGACAGAACCTTTTACATCGTAACCCACACTGAGAAAGAGTTCGAAAATATACAGCGTAGAGCCACACTGTTGGACCAGTACTGTACAGAAGACACATGGGCCGTGGGCAGCGTGGCTCGGCTACGGGCGCCTCATCTACAGATTCACCGTGTCGCCTATTTTTTTCGCATGATGCAGGCACTTTTCGgccaaaacagacagaaaatgatCTGTTGAGGGCTGGCAGTAGCAGCTCCAGCAAGGCTgactgtgtggacgccacacaTGTACGAGTCGAGCTGCTCACCCGGGCTGTTTGGCTGCTCTAGCAGGTGCTCTGCGCGCACCTTATGTCAGCTTCACTACAGCGACCATAAATCACCTGTTAATTACCCAACGAAATGAAAGGGTGGTAGTGCGTATTCATAGACAACCTGTGCGGGTGTGACAGTTTACCGGATGTTGTAtctccattgtgtgtgtgtgtgtgtgcaaaaacaaaatgtgtgtgtgctaaacCAAAACGTGTGTGCGCATATGTGTGCTAAACCAAAAAGGTAACGTTTATCACGGTAATGCAAAATCCATGTTGTGGCCGAACGTGACACCGGTGACGGTGATGAAACCGGTAAACCGCCCAACCCTAGTGTAAAGCATAAATCATGTCACactttacaaaaaaatgaaatataaaaagctCAACAGTTTTAATCGTCCCAGCATTAAACTTGACTTTGAGATGCTCAAAGTCAAGTTTAATGCCCAATACGTTAAGACCTAacagatatttttaattttttgtgaCAAATATTGAGCAACAATTTATTacaactacaaaaaaaagaaaaaagaattaACTCTTGCATATCTGTTTGTTCTCCACCACACCACATCCTCAAAACCATCACCTCCAACCAGCTACATTTAGGATATTACTTTCTTGGCCACTTACCACGTAGAAGTCCAGTCCGTAGATACCGATGCTGGGGTCGTACTTGATACCCAGATCGATGTGCTCCTGGATACCGAAGCCGAAGTTTCCGGTGTCGGAGAAGTTGTTCTTTCTCAACTCGTACTCGCGTACCTGGAAGCAATATCATGTTCACAACATTGTAATACAACTCTGTTAGTtgataaaatgcaaaaatgttaattaaacAGCCTTAGTGCAtaacaaataaactgtccatTGAAAATATTCACACATTACTTTTTAATTTCTCCGCTTGCATTTTGTGTTTGGTAACTTGATCATGACAAAATTAAAGCCACAGTGTCAACTGGACTAGCAAACCTGAGTACGAGGCAAAATATAGTTTACATGATGAGCACGTCAACTCTGTCCAACACTATGTACTTTACATCAATTTAAAATggaaaggtaacaaaaacagacCAAAAGCAGCCAAAAATCAGTCACatgccaaataaaaaaaaccctaGGAATGACTGAACTAGTGAGAAATGTAGAGGTACAAGCAACATGACTTTCTGACCTTGAGTCCTTTTTCCAGGATCTCCTCTGCTTTGGCTCCACGGACGGTACAGTGGACAGCAATCTTTTCATTTCTGCGGATACCAAATGATCGCA contains:
- the rpl11 gene encoding 60S ribosomal protein L11; the protein is MAAAVDEEQGEKKENPMRELRIRKLCLNICVGESGDRLTRAAKVLEQLTGQTPVFSKARYTVRSFGIRRNEKIAVHCTVRGAKAEEILEKGLKVREYELRKNNFSDTGNFGFGIQEHIDLGIKYDPSIGIYGLDFYVVLGRPGFSIADKKRKRGRIGFRHRIRKEEAMRWFQQKYDGIILPGK